Proteins from a single region of Allofrancisella inopinata:
- a CDS encoding SIS domain-containing protein gives MSNTLMQQEAVSSFQKVANQLELNKDIVRDIVKLLKSKNIKRVITIARGSSDCVANFAKYLFEVKLGFSVSSLSPSVTTIYGKNIGDSETLAVAISQSGGSPDLRLALQGCKKAGCTTLAIVNKEESPLAEAADLVLPVRAGEENAVAATKSVITSLVALVDIIAEYSQEESLLKALENLPKVLEASLTLDWTLAIDTLKKSKNMFVIGRGFGFPIAQEMALKFKETCGIHAEAFSGAEVLHGPFALMNQTFTTFTILQSDESASGTVDIVNRMSNLGVNTIFASFGVQSEAMSKVNLNVELKTHPVLEPIVLLQKFYIMVNDLALLLGLNPDSPTNLKKVTETV, from the coding sequence ATGTCAAATACACTTATGCAGCAAGAGGCTGTTAGTAGCTTTCAGAAAGTAGCTAACCAGCTAGAACTAAATAAAGATATAGTAAGGGATATTGTTAAATTATTAAAATCTAAGAATATTAAAAGAGTTATAACAATAGCAAGAGGAAGCTCTGATTGCGTAGCGAATTTTGCTAAATATCTATTTGAAGTAAAATTGGGGTTTAGTGTTTCATCACTGTCACCGTCAGTAACTACTATTTATGGCAAGAACATAGGTGATAGTGAAACCTTAGCTGTAGCTATCTCGCAATCTGGAGGTAGTCCTGATTTAAGGCTGGCTTTGCAGGGATGTAAAAAAGCAGGTTGTACTACTTTAGCAATTGTTAATAAGGAAGAATCTCCATTAGCTGAGGCGGCAGATTTAGTATTACCTGTCAGGGCTGGTGAGGAAAATGCCGTTGCTGCAACAAAAAGTGTTATTACCTCACTAGTGGCTTTAGTTGATATAATTGCAGAATATTCTCAAGAAGAAAGTTTACTTAAAGCCTTAGAAAATTTACCTAAAGTATTAGAGGCTTCTCTGACTTTAGACTGGACTTTAGCTATTGATACTTTGAAAAAAAGCAAAAATATGTTCGTTATTGGTCGAGGATTTGGGTTTCCTATAGCTCAAGAGATGGCTTTAAAATTTAAAGAAACTTGTGGAATTCATGCAGAAGCTTTTAGTGGGGCCGAAGTACTACATGGTCCATTTGCCCTTATGAACCAAACATTTACAACTTTTACTATACTCCAGAGTGACGAAAGTGCTTCTGGAACAGTTGATATTGTAAATAGAATGTCAAATTTAGGGGTTAATACTATCTTTGCCAGCTTTGGGGTTCAGTCAGAAGCTATGTCTAAGGTTAATCTCAACGTGGAATTAAAAACCCATCCAGTACTTGAACCAATAGTGTTATTGCAAAAATTTTACATTATGGTTAATGATTTGGCTCTTTTGCTTGGACTTAATCCAGACAGTCCAACAAACCTTAAAAAAGTTACAGAAACAGTTTAA
- a CDS encoding dicarboxylate/amino acid:cation symporter, with the protein MFFILIVVFLLLIFLHLKSYSFNFRTITALIAGTVIGTFYTTMGYHSEAFIQASDILGGGYISLLKMLIIPIVLTSIVHSIVNLKNYNSSSIIKFAYKTIVILLILTGASAAIGATVAILMNIGHGLDIASIAGNFAKEMKTTTFSETILSFLPDNLFHQMDNNNVMAIVIFAILLGFSMLIAHREDSKLAKPFIDFIDSAFFVIKKLARMIIAITPYGVLGLMIQMSIELDKNSISTVLYFILTCYIAMFIVLAMHIGLLVIFKTNLTRFYKSIWKAMLVAATSRSSMGTLPLSIEGLNKYGTSSTIATFAPTMGTTLGMNACAGVFPAVLAIMAMNATGVDITFSCVILISFICMLASLGVSGIPGTAFVAAGVVFSYFGLPWQLIALIIGVDAIIDSFRTPLNIHGSMTTAIIVDKTTKVN; encoded by the coding sequence ATGTTCTTCATTCTAATAGTAGTTTTTTTACTGCTAATTTTCCTACACCTAAAAAGCTATAGTTTTAACTTTAGAACTATCACAGCACTAATCGCTGGTACAGTTATAGGAACCTTCTATACTACCATGGGTTATCATAGTGAAGCTTTTATTCAAGCTAGTGATATACTAGGTGGTGGCTATATCTCACTATTAAAAATGCTAATTATCCCTATAGTTTTAACTTCTATAGTACATTCTATCGTTAATCTTAAAAACTATAATAGCTCCTCTATAATTAAGTTTGCCTATAAAACTATAGTTATTTTACTCATCCTAACTGGAGCAAGTGCTGCTATAGGGGCAACGGTTGCTATTCTTATGAACATTGGACATGGACTAGATATAGCTTCAATAGCTGGCAACTTTGCTAAAGAGATGAAAACTACTACTTTTTCAGAAACTATCTTAAGCTTTTTACCTGATAATCTATTTCATCAAATGGATAATAATAACGTCATGGCTATCGTTATATTTGCCATCTTACTCGGCTTTTCTATGCTTATAGCCCACCGTGAAGATAGCAAACTTGCTAAACCATTTATCGATTTTATAGATTCAGCATTTTTTGTAATTAAAAAGCTTGCAAGAATGATCATTGCAATTACACCTTATGGTGTGCTCGGTCTTATGATCCAAATGAGCATAGAACTTGATAAGAATAGTATCTCAACAGTTCTATACTTTATTTTAACCTGCTATATAGCTATGTTTATTGTTTTAGCTATGCATATTGGCCTATTAGTAATATTTAAAACTAACTTGACTAGGTTCTATAAAAGTATTTGGAAGGCTATGTTAGTAGCAGCTACCTCCAGGTCAAGCATGGGCACACTACCTTTATCAATAGAAGGTTTAAATAAATATGGTACATCTAGTACTATCGCGACTTTCGCTCCTACCATGGGAACTACGTTAGGCATGAATGCTTGTGCTGGAGTTTTTCCTGCAGTATTAGCTATTATGGCTATGAACGCTACTGGAGTTGATATTACATTCTCATGCGTTATACTTATATCTTTTATTTGTATGCTAGCGTCTTTAGGTGTATCTGGTATACCAGGTACAGCTTTTGTAGCAGCTGGCGTAGTATTTTCTTACTTTGGTTTGCCTTGGCAGCTTATTGCTTTAATTATAGGAGTAGATGCTATTATTGACAGCTTTAGAACCCCATTAAATATTCATGGTTCTATGACTACAGCTATTATCGTTGATAAAACTACAAAGGTTAATTAA